A part of Myxococcus landrumus genomic DNA contains:
- a CDS encoding septal ring lytic transglycosylase RlpA family protein: MRPTTLVLLLALGLSTACASRAAKPDRPEDVGPEPGSPRVTKREQMPRSYLGEGLASFYGPGLHGRPTASGERFNQNALTAAHRKARFGSCLRVVNMENGRSVEVRVNDRGPFVEGRIVDVSQAAAAKLGMLDKGVVRVRLYRCADNVSEIPRAMWAAPV, translated from the coding sequence ATGCGTCCGACGACCCTTGTCCTCCTCCTGGCGCTGGGGTTGTCCACGGCGTGTGCCTCGCGCGCGGCGAAGCCGGACCGGCCCGAGGACGTGGGGCCGGAGCCGGGCTCTCCCCGGGTGACGAAGCGCGAGCAGATGCCGCGCTCGTATCTGGGGGAGGGGCTGGCGTCGTTCTACGGCCCTGGGCTGCATGGCCGTCCCACCGCGAGCGGGGAGCGCTTCAACCAGAACGCGCTCACCGCCGCGCACCGCAAGGCGCGCTTCGGCTCGTGCCTGCGCGTGGTGAACATGGAGAACGGGCGCTCGGTGGAGGTGCGCGTCAACGACCGGGGGCCCTTCGTCGAGGGGCGCATCGTCGACGTCTCACAGGCGGCGGCCGCCAAGCTCGGCATGTTGGACAAAGGCGTGGTGCGGGTGCGCTTGTATCGCTGCGCGGACAACGTGTCGGAGATTCCCCGCGCAATGTGGGCGGCTCCGGTGTAG
- a CDS encoding PKD domain-containing protein encodes MPLVPRSVRSSAALLVLLAAVGPWASGCRRAVRADLGADRAVEAGVPVELGSREEGAPVLSWELGDGTPSQQGPRLTHAFARPGVYSVRALHEGQDVGRVQLTVVPRPLLRAVPAEAQTVLWMPTLRGNMETLVDFYERLVGPEESENALRDAPLVAMVLESLAQSSGVVDPEEGFGLFLLPSFDGVVALLGVTEPEAAMQAVAQELESAGNQVSPTGDGAMRVVPADSGEPMLLFVDRGYLYLAIPDSAGDEEEVGEPVSVLAVAPAVADVEVARGAVRDLQGPGLSESALYQELRAKVAEGHVYLYSSALKAGAEEGEPVSPVRGFMASLAVHAERVTLDGFLASSRPLFQGAAAPSSALLADSALGPVAAAQLSVPPEELAKLVFGAPGSPLRERVVERWRAHGLDPEALLKALRGDVAVLVYFDAPGFLKSFVQNHRPEPRGTVLIDAGLTSAEPVLRLLDEHLDGSLLRFRVENVPGGKMYRTMLRGFPVQLMVGAQRATLLAGESLEGRPRGDVGRALRERLGGEAFGAGHQSLMADLGQLRADLDAQHSVPGVPAERLASAQGLVKAVLERFMPLDSAFMDFSLAEGGARLKGGLRLREGARGGQGWR; translated from the coding sequence ATGCCGCTTGTTCCGCGCTCTGTCCGTTCCTCCGCCGCGCTTCTCGTCTTGCTGGCCGCCGTGGGCCCTTGGGCCTCCGGCTGCCGGCGCGCCGTTCGCGCGGACCTGGGCGCGGACCGCGCGGTGGAGGCGGGCGTTCCCGTCGAGCTGGGCTCGCGTGAGGAAGGGGCTCCGGTCCTCTCCTGGGAGCTGGGAGACGGGACGCCGTCCCAGCAGGGCCCTCGGCTGACGCATGCGTTCGCGCGCCCGGGGGTGTACTCGGTGCGTGCGCTGCATGAGGGCCAGGACGTGGGACGGGTGCAGCTCACCGTCGTGCCGCGTCCGCTCTTGAGGGCGGTGCCCGCGGAGGCGCAGACGGTGCTGTGGATGCCCACGCTGCGGGGCAACATGGAAACGCTGGTGGATTTCTACGAGCGGCTCGTGGGCCCCGAGGAGTCCGAGAACGCGCTCCGGGATGCGCCGCTCGTGGCGATGGTGCTGGAGAGTCTGGCGCAGAGCTCTGGCGTCGTGGACCCCGAGGAAGGCTTTGGCCTCTTCCTGCTGCCGTCGTTCGATGGCGTGGTGGCGCTGCTCGGTGTGACGGAGCCCGAGGCCGCGATGCAGGCGGTGGCTCAAGAGCTGGAGAGCGCCGGGAATCAAGTCTCTCCGACGGGAGACGGGGCCATGCGTGTGGTTCCCGCGGACTCGGGCGAGCCGATGTTGTTGTTCGTCGACCGGGGCTACCTGTACCTGGCGATTCCCGACTCGGCTGGTGACGAGGAGGAGGTCGGCGAGCCGGTGTCGGTGTTGGCCGTGGCGCCGGCGGTCGCGGATGTCGAGGTGGCTCGCGGTGCGGTGAGGGACCTCCAGGGTCCTGGGCTCTCCGAGTCCGCGCTGTATCAGGAGCTCCGCGCGAAGGTCGCGGAGGGCCATGTCTACCTGTACTCGAGCGCGTTGAAGGCCGGGGCGGAGGAGGGGGAGCCGGTGTCGCCGGTGCGAGGCTTCATGGCCTCGCTGGCGGTCCATGCCGAGCGCGTGACGCTGGATGGGTTCCTCGCGTCGTCCCGGCCGTTGTTCCAGGGCGCGGCTGCGCCCTCGTCGGCGCTCCTGGCGGACAGTGCGTTGGGGCCGGTGGCGGCAGCGCAGCTCTCCGTTCCTCCCGAGGAGCTGGCGAAGCTGGTGTTCGGTGCTCCGGGCTCACCGCTGCGGGAGCGCGTGGTGGAGCGGTGGCGCGCGCACGGTTTGGACCCGGAGGCCTTGTTGAAGGCCCTGCGTGGCGACGTGGCCGTGCTGGTGTACTTCGACGCGCCCGGGTTCCTGAAGAGCTTCGTCCAGAATCACCGGCCGGAGCCTCGCGGGACGGTGTTGATTGACGCGGGGCTCACGTCGGCGGAGCCCGTGCTGCGGCTGCTCGATGAGCACCTCGACGGGTCGCTGCTGCGCTTCCGCGTGGAGAATGTTCCAGGTGGGAAGATGTACCGGACGATGCTCCGGGGCTTCCCGGTGCAGCTCATGGTCGGGGCTCAGCGGGCGACGTTGCTCGCGGGGGAGTCGCTGGAGGGGCGGCCTCGTGGTGACGTGGGCCGTGCCCTTCGCGAGCGCCTGGGCGGCGAGGCCTTTGGCGCGGGGCACCAGTCGTTGATGGCGGACCTGGGTCAGCTTCGGGCGGACCTGGATGCGCAGCACTCCGTGCCGGGCGTGCCCGCGGAGCGGCTTGCTTCGGCGCAGGGGCTCGTGAAGGCGGTGCTGGAGCGCTTCATGCCGCTGGACTCGGCCTTCATGGACTTTTCTCTCGCGGAGGGCGGCGCCCGGTTGAAGGGGGGGCTGCGATTGCGCGAGGGGGCTCGAGGCGGGCAGGGGTGGCGATGA
- a CDS encoding phosphatidate cytidylyltransferase gives MNDKNRNLVVRIVTALTLLPLVVLLLFLGGVWSAGLLGLAAAACVGEYYLIVQKRLNAAAWVGMAFAAVMPFLPLKDAARTGETAFWLTVVFAFFAWIYHLFKGPLAEAPTRTAHLVNGFLYGAVGLTALSALRLLPDHGLAWVICALTITWANDTAAYFFGRFLGRHKLYPEVSPNKTWEGFYGGMLGSVGGMFIAKAFFFPVFTVWDCVLLGVAGGLLGPVGDLCESMLKRAYGVKDSGVLIPGHGGVLDRIDALLFNAPLVFVYVQFVRGWLP, from the coding sequence GTGAACGACAAGAACCGAAACCTCGTCGTGCGCATCGTGACGGCGCTGACGCTCCTGCCGCTCGTGGTGCTGCTCCTCTTCCTCGGCGGCGTGTGGAGCGCGGGCCTGTTGGGCCTCGCCGCGGCCGCGTGCGTGGGGGAGTACTACCTCATCGTCCAGAAGCGGCTGAATGCGGCCGCGTGGGTGGGCATGGCTTTCGCGGCCGTGATGCCCTTCCTTCCGCTCAAGGACGCCGCGCGCACGGGTGAGACGGCCTTCTGGCTCACCGTCGTCTTCGCGTTCTTCGCGTGGATCTACCACCTCTTCAAGGGCCCCCTCGCGGAGGCCCCCACGCGCACCGCCCACCTGGTCAACGGCTTCCTCTACGGCGCCGTGGGCCTCACCGCGCTGTCGGCCCTGCGCCTGTTGCCGGACCATGGCCTCGCGTGGGTCATCTGCGCGCTGACCATCACCTGGGCCAACGACACCGCCGCCTACTTCTTCGGTCGCTTCCTGGGGCGCCACAAGCTCTACCCCGAGGTGAGCCCGAACAAGACGTGGGAGGGGTTCTACGGCGGCATGTTGGGCTCGGTGGGCGGCATGTTCATCGCCAAGGCCTTCTTCTTCCCCGTCTTCACCGTGTGGGACTGCGTGCTCCTGGGCGTCGCCGGCGGGCTGTTGGGCCCGGTGGGGGACTTGTGCGAGTCCATGCTCAAGCGCGCCTATGGCGTGAAGGACTCCGGGGTGCTCATCCCGGGGCACGGCGGCGTGTTGGACCGCATCGACGCGCTGCTCTTCAATGCGCCCTTGGTGTTCGTCTACGTGCAGTTCGTGCGCGGATGGTTGCCGTAG
- a CDS encoding MXAN_2561 family MXYO-CTERM-anchored protein has protein sequence MRHILVVLLLTASTALGQTVNFTGAAIQNNEVVVSLANCGKVNAVTWTRSGTLLCSSATLFLTEGSCTDKPDATGNKKVGEINQNDASPTGTINLVMSEALDAKGETCEGQKANRTYKLCASTTRQTNLGQCDSTLVSIGNSINFILDPVAPGAPGAPAVTGLDSALSVSVTTTSDMARLKVEVVELTLGDDAGTGTPGAVVRSKEQVTPNNVFRMDGLENGKTYGVRVIAFDKAGNESPASALVTGAPIASNGFFDEYVDAGGQETGGCGAGGGGLAVGAAMAALGFWLTSRRKQS, from the coding sequence ATGCGCCACATACTCGTCGTGCTTCTGCTCACCGCATCGACCGCCCTGGGGCAGACCGTGAACTTCACGGGTGCGGCCATCCAGAACAACGAAGTCGTCGTCTCCCTGGCCAACTGCGGGAAGGTCAATGCCGTCACCTGGACCCGGTCCGGGACGCTGTTGTGCTCCTCGGCCACCCTGTTCTTGACGGAGGGGAGCTGCACGGACAAGCCGGATGCCACGGGTAACAAGAAGGTTGGCGAGATCAACCAGAACGATGCGTCGCCGACCGGTACGATCAATCTGGTGATGAGCGAGGCGCTCGACGCGAAGGGGGAGACGTGTGAGGGGCAGAAAGCAAACAGGACCTACAAGCTCTGCGCTTCGACGACTCGGCAGACCAACCTGGGGCAGTGCGACTCCACCCTGGTGAGCATCGGGAACAGCATCAACTTCATCCTGGACCCGGTCGCGCCCGGTGCCCCGGGGGCTCCCGCGGTGACGGGCCTGGACAGCGCGCTCAGCGTCAGTGTGACGACGACCAGCGACATGGCCCGGCTGAAGGTGGAGGTGGTGGAGTTGACGCTGGGAGACGATGCGGGCACCGGCACGCCGGGCGCGGTGGTGCGCTCCAAGGAGCAGGTGACGCCGAACAACGTGTTTCGCATGGATGGGCTGGAGAACGGCAAGACGTACGGCGTGCGGGTCATCGCGTTCGACAAGGCGGGCAACGAGAGCCCCGCCTCGGCGCTCGTGACGGGCGCGCCCATTGCCAGCAATGGTTTCTTCGATGAATACGTCGACGCGGGCGGCCAGGAGACGGGTGGCTGTGGCGCGGGCGGTGGTGGTCTCGCTGTGGGCGCCGCGATGGCGGCTCTGGGGTTCTGGCTGACGTCCAGGAGGAAGCAGTCATGA
- a CDS encoding MXAN_2562 family outer membrane beta-barrel protein — MSRAWALGVAMMVAGSPALAQDVVSEVEAEDFSSPRSGGVIFRLGGYKPRVDSEKGLTEGRTPYKDTFGDSSLLLVEVELQHFFYQGVGTAGVGVSAGYGEKYANAKLDDGGDAAEKTALKVIPLGLNAFYKFDYAAFEWGIPLVPYGKLGLIYTPWWVTKGDDTETAQGRKGSGGKWGWGATAGVSFLLDVLQPRFARDFDSGLGVNHSYLFAEYTYADVDNFGGKGLVLSSRRWMFGLALDY, encoded by the coding sequence ATGAGTCGGGCATGGGCGCTGGGTGTGGCCATGATGGTCGCCGGGTCGCCGGCGTTGGCACAGGACGTCGTGAGCGAAGTGGAAGCCGAGGACTTCTCCTCGCCGCGTTCGGGCGGAGTCATCTTCCGGCTGGGGGGCTACAAGCCCCGCGTGGACTCGGAAAAGGGGCTCACCGAGGGGCGGACTCCGTACAAGGACACCTTCGGCGATTCCTCGCTGCTGCTCGTCGAGGTGGAGCTGCAGCACTTCTTCTACCAGGGCGTTGGCACCGCGGGCGTGGGTGTGTCGGCGGGCTACGGTGAGAAGTACGCGAACGCGAAGCTGGATGATGGCGGTGACGCGGCGGAGAAGACGGCGCTGAAGGTGATTCCGCTGGGCCTCAACGCCTTCTACAAGTTCGACTACGCGGCCTTCGAGTGGGGCATCCCCCTGGTGCCGTACGGCAAGCTGGGGCTCATCTACACGCCGTGGTGGGTGACGAAGGGCGACGACACCGAGACCGCCCAGGGCCGCAAGGGCAGCGGTGGCAAGTGGGGCTGGGGCGCGACGGCGGGCGTGTCCTTCCTGCTGGACGTGCTGCAGCCGCGCTTCGCTCGCGACTTCGACTCGGGGCTGGGCGTCAACCACAGCTACCTGTTCGCCGAGTACACCTACGCGGATGTGGACAATTTCGGCGGGAAGGGCCTCGTGCTCTCCAGCCGGCGCTGGATGTTTGGACTCGCGCTGGACTATTAG
- the rseP gene encoding RIP metalloprotease RseP translates to MPSLQNLGFFILLLGVLVTVHELGHFLVAKACGVKVLKFSIGFGPKLIGFVKGETEYQIAILPLGGFVKMAGDLPHEELGPDEAKRGFLAQPPWKRGLIVLAGPAFNLIFPVIVYFFVFLGPHQATSTLVGYVEPGMPASAAGLRPGDRVMSVEGVPVRTFEDMRDTFVGRFERPIPLVVERDGKPVTLTVSPIKSTETSPIDTVERGLIGVLPLAKPPMVGVPPGSPAEAAGLRTFDRVLSVNGTHVPDEARLYQELGRHPEGEPLKVVVRRMQVVEAGVVKGQVSNVVEVTVPRQPGVGLAALGAEPADLYVATVVPGSAADKAGLKQGDRVVSLNGEALPSFRMLDVKLSGAEAKPFSLTWRGVGGEQTQTLSQAPLTAEDSMGQETTKLSLGARGWALLDADVAKADEVTVHLGPGAALKQAAIVVPKIVGQMVKVLAGLVTRDVPLSTVGGPIMMYQLAAKSAEQGLDSFLNLMAIISINLGVMNLLPIPVLDGFALLSAAWEGIRRRPIPVRVREAANMVGLALLILLMLLVFTNDITR, encoded by the coding sequence ATGCCCTCACTTCAGAACCTGGGGTTCTTCATCCTCCTGCTTGGCGTGCTCGTGACAGTGCACGAGCTTGGCCATTTCCTCGTGGCGAAGGCCTGCGGGGTGAAGGTCCTCAAGTTCTCCATCGGCTTCGGGCCGAAGCTCATCGGCTTCGTCAAGGGTGAGACGGAGTACCAGATCGCCATCCTCCCCCTGGGAGGTTTCGTGAAGATGGCCGGTGACCTGCCCCACGAGGAGCTGGGCCCGGACGAGGCCAAGCGGGGCTTCCTGGCGCAGCCCCCCTGGAAGCGCGGACTCATCGTCCTGGCGGGGCCGGCCTTCAACCTCATCTTCCCCGTCATCGTCTATTTCTTCGTGTTCCTTGGGCCGCACCAGGCGACGTCGACCCTGGTGGGGTACGTGGAGCCGGGCATGCCCGCCTCGGCCGCCGGCCTGCGCCCGGGAGACCGGGTGATGTCCGTGGAAGGCGTGCCGGTGCGCACGTTCGAGGACATGCGGGACACCTTCGTCGGCCGCTTCGAGCGCCCGATTCCCCTCGTCGTCGAGCGCGACGGCAAGCCCGTGACGCTCACCGTGTCGCCCATCAAGAGCACGGAGACGTCGCCCATCGACACGGTGGAGCGCGGCCTCATCGGCGTCCTGCCGCTGGCCAAGCCCCCCATGGTGGGGGTGCCCCCGGGCTCCCCGGCCGAGGCCGCGGGCCTGCGCACCTTCGACCGCGTGTTGAGCGTCAACGGCACGCATGTCCCGGATGAGGCTCGGCTGTACCAGGAGCTGGGCCGTCACCCCGAGGGGGAGCCGCTCAAGGTCGTCGTGCGGCGCATGCAGGTCGTCGAGGCCGGCGTGGTGAAGGGGCAGGTGTCGAACGTGGTGGAGGTGACGGTGCCCCGTCAGCCCGGCGTGGGCCTGGCGGCGCTGGGCGCGGAGCCCGCGGACCTGTACGTGGCGACGGTGGTGCCGGGCAGCGCGGCGGACAAGGCCGGGCTGAAGCAGGGTGACCGCGTGGTGTCGCTCAACGGCGAGGCGCTGCCGTCCTTCCGCATGCTGGACGTGAAGCTCAGCGGGGCGGAGGCCAAGCCCTTCTCGCTGACGTGGCGGGGCGTGGGGGGCGAGCAGACGCAGACGCTGTCCCAGGCGCCGCTGACGGCCGAGGATTCGATGGGGCAGGAGACCACGAAGCTGTCGCTGGGCGCGCGCGGGTGGGCGCTCCTGGACGCGGACGTGGCGAAGGCGGACGAGGTGACGGTGCACCTGGGGCCCGGCGCGGCGCTGAAGCAGGCCGCCATCGTCGTCCCGAAAATCGTGGGGCAGATGGTGAAGGTGCTCGCGGGGCTGGTGACTCGCGACGTGCCGCTGAGCACCGTGGGTGGCCCCATCATGATGTACCAGCTCGCCGCCAAGAGCGCCGAGCAGGGGTTGGACTCCTTCCTCAACCTGATGGCCATCATCTCCATCAACCTGGGCGTGATGAACCTCCTGCCCATCCCCGTGCTGGATGGCTTCGCGTTGCTGTCCGCCGCGTGGGAGGGCATCCGCCGCCGTCCCATCCCCGTGCGTGTGCGCGAGGCCGCCAACATGGTGGGCCTGGCGCTGCTCATCCTCCTCATGCTGCTGGTCTTCACCAACGACATCACCCGCTAG
- a CDS encoding aspartate-semialdehyde dehydrogenase, which yields MKDDLQIAVVGATGVVGREVLAGLYARDVPAEQVRAFGSERSKGLEVEYGEDSLEVERATAEAFRGMGLVLLATPGEVSRTLAPAAQAAGAWVVDVSPAFRGDGNVPLVLPGFNTEALSTVTKGRVVCLPGAVTTAAVHVVEPLRRAFGVARAQVTAMVAVSSAGVRGVAELEKQTADLMSGREPEPHAFPHRVGFNLVPQVGGFMVGSPWTEEEAGWTLEAARLFAGRGDAPVLAGTAVQVPSFYGHGLVINVQLKKAGPVEQVRAALKTSPSLKVLDAPGERVYPMPMLVTSDPAVHVGRVRAFPQSPEWVTLFAAIDNATRGAALNLVETGLKLAERERAA from the coding sequence ATGAAAGACGACTTGCAGATTGCCGTGGTGGGCGCCACCGGCGTGGTGGGCCGCGAAGTGCTGGCCGGGTTGTACGCGCGCGACGTGCCCGCGGAGCAGGTGCGGGCCTTCGGCTCGGAGCGCTCGAAGGGGCTGGAGGTGGAGTACGGCGAGGACTCGCTGGAGGTGGAGCGCGCCACGGCCGAGGCCTTCCGGGGCATGGGGCTGGTGCTGCTGGCCACGCCGGGAGAGGTGTCTCGCACGCTGGCTCCCGCGGCGCAGGCGGCGGGGGCGTGGGTGGTGGACGTCAGCCCCGCGTTCCGAGGCGACGGCAACGTCCCGCTGGTGCTGCCGGGCTTCAACACCGAGGCCCTGAGCACCGTCACCAAGGGCCGCGTGGTGTGTCTGCCGGGCGCTGTCACCACGGCCGCGGTGCACGTGGTGGAGCCGCTGCGCCGGGCCTTCGGTGTGGCGCGCGCGCAGGTGACGGCGATGGTGGCCGTGTCCAGCGCGGGCGTGCGCGGCGTGGCGGAGCTGGAGAAGCAGACGGCGGACCTGATGTCCGGGCGCGAGCCGGAGCCGCACGCCTTCCCGCACCGGGTGGGCTTCAACCTGGTGCCCCAGGTGGGCGGCTTCATGGTGGGCTCGCCGTGGACGGAGGAGGAGGCGGGCTGGACGCTGGAGGCGGCGCGGCTGTTCGCGGGACGGGGTGATGCCCCGGTGCTCGCGGGCACGGCGGTGCAGGTGCCCAGCTTCTACGGGCACGGGCTGGTCATCAACGTACAGCTCAAGAAGGCGGGCCCGGTGGAGCAGGTGAGGGCGGCGCTGAAGACGTCCCCCTCGCTCAAGGTGCTGGATGCGCCCGGGGAGCGCGTCTACCCCATGCCCATGCTCGTCACGTCGGACCCCGCGGTCCATGTGGGCCGGGTGCGCGCCTTCCCGCAGTCCCCGGAGTGGGTGACGCTCTTCGCCGCCATCGACAATGCCACCCGAGGCGCCGCGCTCAACCTGGTGGAGACCGGGTTGAAGCTGGCCGAGCGGGAGCGGGCTGCCTGA
- the tsaB gene encoding tRNA (adenosine(37)-N6)-threonylcarbamoyltransferase complex dimerization subunit type 1 TsaB — protein MFLSLDTSTLTMSLALVERGPDGVRAVEHLVVPPPVKQSEALPGVVGELLSRQGTRLADLEGLVVGLGPGSFTGLRIGLATVKSLAYAANLKVAGASSLAALALEGPEDVPLYCLAVARKDDLYLGAYVRRGGAVEALEPETAMSPQEVAARMAAEPRAVALGPALVGYHAALVSQGVAPERLLTGHDFPSAVALARLARFPEEFSLQALFAMEPHYVRASEPERNPKFPPLPGPAPTARLKDD, from the coding sequence ATGTTTCTCTCGCTGGACACCTCGACGTTGACGATGTCGCTGGCCCTGGTGGAGCGCGGGCCGGACGGCGTGCGCGCCGTGGAGCACCTGGTGGTGCCCCCTCCCGTCAAGCAGAGCGAAGCGTTGCCGGGCGTCGTCGGCGAGCTGTTGTCCCGGCAGGGCACGCGGCTGGCGGACCTGGAGGGCCTGGTGGTGGGCCTGGGGCCGGGCTCGTTCACGGGCCTGCGGATTGGCCTCGCCACGGTGAAGTCGCTGGCGTACGCGGCGAACCTCAAGGTGGCGGGAGCGTCGTCGCTGGCGGCCCTCGCGCTGGAAGGCCCGGAGGACGTTCCGCTCTACTGCCTGGCGGTGGCGCGCAAGGACGACCTGTACCTGGGCGCCTACGTCCGGCGGGGGGGGGCGGTGGAGGCGCTGGAGCCGGAGACGGCCATGTCGCCCCAGGAAGTGGCGGCGAGGATGGCCGCGGAGCCTCGCGCGGTGGCGCTGGGGCCAGCGCTGGTGGGCTACCACGCGGCGCTGGTGTCACAGGGGGTCGCTCCCGAGCGGCTCCTCACGGGGCATGACTTCCCCTCGGCGGTGGCGCTGGCGCGGCTGGCGCGCTTCCCGGAGGAGTTCTCGCTCCAGGCGCTCTTCGCCATGGAGCCGCACTACGTGCGCGCCTCCGAGCCGGAGCGCAACCCGAAGTTCCCTCCGCTGCCGGGGCCCGCGCCCACGGCGCGCTTGAAGGACGACTGA
- the moaD gene encoding molybdopterin converting factor subunit 1: MSSGGSITVLYFAAARERAGQARESIPVSEGVTVREVLRLLCAAHPGLEPLLPHLRVAVDQEFVGVDAPVRPGAEVALIPPVAGGSPGLFRVVDRPLRLEEVVEAVGGESYGGLVTFSGSVRNQTKGRRVLRLEYEAYAPMAEKKLAEIGAEVATLWPGVRLAVVHRVGTLVPGELAVVIATASAHRREAFRGCEYTIERLKQDVPIWKKEFFEDGEVWVGLGP; the protein is encoded by the coding sequence ATGAGCTCCGGAGGCTCCATCACCGTGCTCTACTTCGCCGCTGCCCGTGAGCGGGCGGGACAGGCGCGTGAGTCCATTCCGGTGTCCGAGGGCGTGACGGTGCGCGAGGTCCTGCGACTTCTCTGCGCCGCGCATCCAGGACTGGAGCCGCTGTTGCCGCATCTGCGCGTGGCGGTGGACCAGGAGTTCGTGGGCGTGGATGCGCCGGTTCGTCCCGGCGCGGAGGTGGCGTTGATTCCTCCGGTCGCGGGAGGTTCCCCGGGGTTGTTCCGGGTGGTGGACCGGCCGCTTCGGTTGGAGGAAGTGGTGGAGGCGGTGGGCGGTGAGTCGTACGGCGGGCTCGTCACCTTCAGCGGCTCGGTGCGCAACCAGACGAAGGGCCGGCGCGTGCTGCGGCTGGAGTACGAGGCCTACGCGCCGATGGCGGAGAAGAAGCTGGCGGAGATTGGCGCGGAGGTCGCCACGTTGTGGCCGGGTGTCCGGCTGGCCGTGGTCCACCGCGTGGGCACGCTGGTTCCGGGAGAGCTGGCGGTGGTCATCGCCACCGCATCCGCTCATCGCAGGGAAGCGTTCCGGGGTTGTGAGTACACCATCGAGCGGCTCAAGCAGGACGTGCCCATCTGGAAGAAGGAGTTCTTCGAGGATGGTGAGGTCTGGGTCGGGCTCGGGCCCTGA
- the uppS gene encoding polyprenyl diphosphate synthase, which produces MERPQVVSALETQVKARPVPRHVGIIMDGNGRWAESRGLERLEGHREGSSSVREVTRTARRVGIQALTLYAFSSQNWARPAEEVAGLMDLLRDYLERERPEILDNGIRLNAVGDVGRLPRFVRDPLDRLIADSANNTGMVLSLALSYGGREEILHAASRMAEAISRGELAAGRVEESDFESFLWTHGLPPLDLVVRTSGEQRISNFLLWQMAYAELCFSDALWPDFRTDEFLRCVSQYQQRERRFGLTSAQVKREDTPQRAKA; this is translated from the coding sequence ATGGAACGCCCCCAAGTGGTTTCCGCCCTCGAAACGCAGGTCAAGGCCCGGCCCGTGCCGCGCCACGTGGGCATCATCATGGATGGCAACGGCCGGTGGGCGGAGTCCCGGGGTCTGGAGCGACTGGAGGGGCACCGTGAGGGGAGCTCCAGTGTACGCGAAGTCACCCGCACCGCGCGCCGCGTGGGCATCCAGGCACTGACCCTCTACGCCTTTTCCTCACAGAACTGGGCCCGCCCCGCCGAAGAGGTCGCGGGGTTGATGGACCTGCTGCGCGACTACCTGGAGCGGGAGCGGCCGGAAATCCTCGACAACGGCATCCGGCTCAACGCGGTGGGAGATGTGGGACGGCTGCCGCGCTTCGTGAGGGATCCGCTGGACCGGCTCATCGCCGATTCGGCGAACAACACCGGCATGGTGCTGTCGCTGGCGCTGTCCTACGGAGGGCGGGAGGAGATCCTCCACGCCGCCAGCCGGATGGCGGAGGCCATCTCCCGGGGCGAGCTGGCCGCGGGCCGGGTGGAAGAGTCCGACTTCGAGTCCTTTCTCTGGACGCATGGGTTGCCCCCGCTGGACCTGGTGGTCCGTACCAGCGGCGAGCAGCGCATCTCCAACTTCCTCCTCTGGCAGATGGCGTACGCGGAGCTGTGCTTCAGCGACGCCCTCTGGCCGGACTTCCGCACCGATGAGTTTCTCCGCTGCGTGTCCCAGTATCAGCAGCGAGAGCGGCGCTTCGGTCTGACCTCCGCGCAGGTCAAGCGGGAGGACACCCCCCAGCGGGCCAAGGCGTGA